One Pagrus major chromosome 15, Pma_NU_1.0 DNA window includes the following coding sequences:
- the mkks gene encoding molecular chaperone MKKS has product MMSRLVKKAPSLCTDQPLDNTDICNKLHLLRQLLTSCFGPRGRLKQVHNNIGGHVVTTSTSSVLLSAVSSSQPFINLIKTSILSHVSRFSECGLFSAILCLSLIEQAKQSGLRGNVVIKVNKHLLDLCTSYLQQEDCGVKVKLDFCSSQNLIKLARSSISSKPACVLTEQETLHISRLAVQAFLLTVPCNSPGTVRLGKTVIVSVEGHSVLSSSVFPGLMVDTPDVLHLNNIENLHSNPLRMVLFSASLAGDLSELGDGRIEVHPGVDTDSQILDQLLELGKQVDKDEVKLFVCQKVIHPVLQQYLRSRGIIVIERLGITLMEPLTQLTGAQPVATLHTTIPPQAYGKVRDLTIRQFGSKTMLHLQPPGESAICTMTLCHRNETMLSELKVVCQKTEHVLRLTLREPSALLGGGCTETHLAAYVRHKSMNEVTEAVSALGCSQTDYLLGVEGFCRSLESVAAALEHDGGNSLIDLTHAHHWTLPADVMKEHMEHNLDSCGCGLVESSPNKKWTYLNTKYPQISPAPLASDTAVQPHVLDSFTAKVNALQVAVETANLALDVRYIIQDMN; this is encoded by the exons ATGATGTCTCGGCTCGTCAAGAAAGCTCCATCTCTTTGTACGGATCAACCACTGGACAACACTGATATTTGTAACAAGCTTCATTTGCTTCGTCAGCTCCTGACATCTTGCTTTGGCCCGAGAGGAAGACTAAAACAGGTCCATAACAACATTGGAGGGCACGTTGTAACCACCTCAACCTCCTCAGTTCTCCtgtcagctgtttcctcctcacAGCCTTTCATCAATCTGATCAAAACCTCCATTCTCAGCCACGTCTCTCGTTTCAGTGAATGTGGTTTGTTTTCTGCTATTCTTTGTTTGTCTCTCATTGAGCAAGCAAAGCAGTCTGGTCTCAGAggaaatgtggttatcaaagtGAACAAGCACTTGCTGGATTTGTGTACTAGTTACCTACAACAAGAGGACTGTGGTGTTAAAGTGAAGCTGGATTTCTGCAGCAGCCAGAACTTGATCAAATTAGCTCGCAGTAGTATCTCCAGCAAACCAGCGTGTGTGCTAACAGAGCAGGAGACACTTCACATCAGCAGGTTGGCTGTCCAGGCTTTCTTGCTGACAGTTCCCTGTAACAGCCCAGGTACTGTCAGACTTGGCAAAACAGTGATTGTCTCTGTTGAAGGCCACTCTGTGCTTAGCTCTTCAGTGTTTCCAGGTCTAATGGTGGACACGCCTGATGTCTTGCACCTCAACAATATAGAGAACCTGCATTCAAATCCACTGCGCATGGTTTTGTTTAGTGCATCTCTTGCTGGAGATCTTTCTGAACTAGGAGATGGGAGAATTGAGGTGCATCCGGGTGTAGACACAGACTCACAGATCTTAGATCAGCTCCTGGAGCTCGGCAAACAAGTGGATAAAGATGAAGTGAAGCTCTTTGTATGCCAGAAGGTGATCCACCCAGTTTTACAGCAATACCTGAGGAGTCGTGGTATCATAGTGATAGAGCGACTGGGAATCACTCTCATGGAGCCACTTACTCAGCTGACAG GTGCCCAGCCTGTGGCCACACTACATACCACAATCCCACCCCAGGCCTATGGGAAGGTAAGGGATCTCACTATTAGGCAGTTTGGATCCAAGACAATGCTGCATTTACAGCCTCCTGGGGAGTCAGCGATCTGTACGATGACCCTCTGTCACAGGAACGAGACAATGTTAAGTGAGCTGAAG GTGGTGTGCCAGAAGACAGAGCATGTGTTGAGGCTCACCCTGAGGGAACCCTCCGCTTTACTCGGAGGTGGGTGTACTGAGACCCACTTAGCTGCTTATGTCAGACACAAG AGCATGAATGAAGTCACAGAGGCAGTATCAGCGCTAGGGTGCTCACAGACAGACTACCTTCTTGGCGTAGAGGGATTCTGCCGCTCTCTGGAGTCTGTGGCCGCAGCGCTGGAGCACGACGGTGGGAATTCTTTAATCGACCTGACTCATGCTCACCACTGGACTCTCCCTGCAGATGTCATGAAAGAACACATGGAGCACAATTTGGACTCCTGTGGCTGTGGACTGGTGGAAAGTAGCCCAAATAAGAAGTGGACTTATCTAAACACTAAATACCCACAGATCTCACCTGCACCACTGGCCAGCGACACCGCTGTGCAGCCACATGTGCTTGACTCCTTCACTGCTAAAGTCAATGCATTGCAAGTCGCTGTAGAAACTGCAAATCTTGCCCTGGATGTGCGATATATAATTCAAGATATGAACTAG
- the srd5a2b gene encoding 3-oxo-5-alpha-steroid 4-dehydrogenase 2b encodes MHCYGDLVSYLSCGMIVTALGHLVHHRKTQPSYGRHMGPSPPARMVPARVAWFLQEMPALLIPVFLLLTSHKASSMGTYLLLGTFCMHYFQRTFVYSLLTRGKPFPLAVMVAAGFFCCLNGFLQGHYLLHCAQFDDEWSADYRYKTGLLLFYIGMAINIHSDYILRNLRKPGEVVYKIPTGGLFEYVSGANYLGEIVEWFGYAVATWSLPALSFALFSLCFIGPRAYYHHSFYREKFKDYPKLRKALIPFIF; translated from the exons ATGCACTGCTATGGGGACTTGGTCAGCTATCTCAGCTGTGGGATGATCGTGACAGCACTTGGGCACTTGGTCCATCACAGGAAGACACAGCCCTCCTATGGCCGCCATATGGGACCCTCTCCTCCGGCACGGATGGTCCCAGCCAGAGTAGCCTGGTTCTTGCAGGAGATGCCGGCTCTCCTGATCCCTGTATTTTTACTGCTGACCTCGCACAAAGCCTCCAGTATGGGGACGTACCTGCTGCTTGGGACCTTTTGCATGCACTACTTCCAAAG GACATTTGTCTATTCACTACTGACCAGAGGAAAGCCTTTCCCACTGGCTGTGATGGTGGCTGCAGGTTTCTTCTGCTGTCTGAATGGTTTCCTGCAGGGACATTACCTGCTGCACTGTGCCCAGTTTGATGATGAATGGTCAGCTGACTATCGCTATAAAACTG GTTTGCTTCTGTTTTATATCGGAATGGCCATCAATATACACAGTGACTATATTCTACGTAATTTGAGGAAACCAGGGGAAGTTGTTTACAAGATTCCTACAG GAGGTCTGTTTGAATATGTGTCTGGTGCCAACTACTTAGGAGAGATAGTGGAGTGGTTCGGCTATGCTGTAGCCACCTGGTCCCTTCCAGCGCTCTCGTTTGCTTTGTTTAGCCTGTGTTTTATTGGACCAAGAGCTTATTACCATCACAG TTTTTACCGAGAAAAGTTCAAGGACTATCCGAAGTTACGAAAGGCTTTGATTCCATTCATCTTCTGA